ctagaaatagatcctCTATTTAAATTCAGATGAATTTAAATTTATCTAACCCTAAAAGATAAGGTAGTCACAGTTAGTTTGGGGATAGGACAGTCTTTGATCATGGCTTTCATGGCCTCACATGAGGAATGGGTTGGGGCCTTTTGTCCCTACCAGAAATTTATGGACTCCATCTTGGCTTTCTGAACATCCAAGTTGATGAATCATACTCCTTCCTCTCCTGGTTCTGATGTAGCAAacatttcctcatgaccagacatacTTTTGCAGAATTTGAAAATGAATGGCACAGCGTGTTAAACAGTAGCACTCATTTACGACACTATGGGCTtctttgtttccatctaccaaatccacgcgcaaggatttggtcagcctggggataTTGCAGAAACACTTGCCCAtccatgtgactgggaagtaaacttcttaaccacacaaccatacctacaCCTAAAATAGATAAAACAACCCCTATGACTTCAgtattttcataaatgtatttaatgttttgtttaaagtattttatttgtatttacagATGCACACATTCCAGGTATGAATAGCTACGGAGAATTTGATGATGTCCAGGATTTCCATCAATGCAAAAATCTTGAGAATCGACTAGAACAACTCATCTATGTGGGTAGACAGCGTTACCTCAACTGCGAGTTACTAGTACCACGAGGTCTCCTCTTCCGAATTGCACAGGATGTACTGCGCATGTCCCGCAGTGAACCGTGCGGAATTCGAGGCTGTATTATGTTTATCAGCATTGAACAGAAATCCTGCTGCCAGAAGATCAATAAATTAGTCTATGACCCTGACTGCACTCCGACCTTTGAACTTTACCTCACACTTCGAGAAGAAACCAAAGCTTGGGCGATCATGAAGAAATTTCTTTTCCAGTCAGTATCAGTGATATTTGGGAACTCCACTAACGTTCTGCCGACATTCTTGTGTTCGGGTTTTCAGTTGGAGAAGAAGAAACTCTATCGACCCAACCCCAATCGAACAGATTCCAATAATTCCAAATCGTCTCATGATCACTAACGAGTTGTTATATATTCAGTTGTCACAAGAACttttcatcataattatttattgatttattatcattattactattattataattattattattataagcaaggctgcaagctggcagaattgtaagtgcatcaaacaaaaagcttagtggcatttcttcctgctctttatattctgagttcaaattctgctgaggttcacTTTACCTGTCACCCTTTctgggatgataaaataagaaccagttgagcactggggttgatgtgatcaactaatCCCCCTCctgctaaaaaacaaaaaaattgttggccttatgccaaaatttcaaaccattattattataaattttttttttcacttggctTCGTGTGGAGACTGGTGTGTTTACCAATTTAATTCCAACTCTAATATACTCTCCATCCTGTAAAGTTGGATACCCACCTTTTCCTCACTCCACAACTGttgctatatttattattaacaaattttttttcatttgtaatgGTTGAAAAATgaggattaaaaaaacaaacaaaaataagcaaaacaaaaaacatgtattaaaaaaaaagtttctgacCATTTCCGACTTTGAATGTCTGTTAGTATGCTTCTTTctgcatgaaatatatttgttttactgattccagtttcaaaagaaaacaaaaaagtattaaatcataaaaagaaacattttagatTTGTCTACTTCTAAATTTAGGctgcttgtaaaaaaaaaaaaacagaaaaaaaaaatacaaaaatacaattc
The genomic region above belongs to Octopus bimaculoides isolate UCB-OBI-ISO-001 chromosome 2, ASM119413v2, whole genome shotgun sequence and contains:
- the LOC106882418 gene encoding DNA damage-inducible transcript 4-like protein, encoding MNKPLELHSMKKEPLVPAKITLTLQDKLVHKAGQILGSGRGSKKERTPAIVSSVIESDFERDEYVSHADAHIPGMNSYGEFDDVQDFHQCKNLENRLEQLIYVGRQRYLNCELLVPRGLLFRIAQDVLRMSRSEPCGIRGCIMFISIEQKSCCQKINKLVYDPDCTPTFELYLTLREETKAWAIMKKFLFQSVSVIFGNSTNVLPTFLCSGFQLEKKKLYRPNPNRTDSNNSKSSHDH